The DNA sequence CAACGTGATCGGGTTGACACCGTGCGGAGCACCTGTCCTCTTGCCCTTGCCGCTTGCCCTTGCCGCGCGGTGTGCAGATCGCTTCCTAGATGTACGCGTGCGTAGTGTAGATGTACGCCTGCGTAGTCGCGTCCGGTTCTTCTCCGCGCTACTCACAACGAACGGCTGATGATTTCCTTCATGATTTCGCTCGTGCCGCCGTAGATCTTGTTCACCCGGGCGGCGGCGTAAGCGCGGGCGATCGGATACTCCATCATGTAGCCGTAGCCGCCGAAGAACTGCACACAGCGGTCCACAACGGCGACGCCCCTGTCCGCCGCGATCAACTTGGCCATCGACGCCGTCGCCGGGTCGTTATTGCCGTCGATGTACTGCTGAATGCAGTAATCGACCGTGGTCTTGATCGAGAGCACCTCGGCTTTAAGCTCGGCGAGCTGGAATCTGTTGTGCTGGAACCCGATCAGCGGCTTGCCGAACGCCTCGCGTTCCTTGGTGTAAGCGATGGCCTCAAGCACCGCCGCCTCGGCCATGCCGGCGCACTGCGCGGCGATGATGAGCCGTTCGCGGGCCAACTGCTGCATCAGTTGGTAGAAGCCCTGGCCCTCCTGCTCGCCGAGCAGATTCGCCGCCGGCACCCGCATGTCGGAGAAGAACAACTCGCGAGTGTCCTGCCCGTGTTGGCCGACTTTTTCGAGCACTCTTCCCCGCTCGAACCCCGCCAACTCCTCATCGGTCTCCGCCACGATCAGTGATACCCCGGCTGCACCCTGCGACAGGTCGGTCTTGGTGACAATCACCAAGAGGTCGCAGAGAGTTCCATTGGAGATGAACGTCTTCGAGCCGTTGATCACGTAGTCCTCGCCGTCGCGAACCGCCGTCGTCTTGACGGCCTTCAGATCGGAGCCGGTGCCGGGCTCGGTCATTGCAATTGCCAGCACCTTCGTCCCGCTGATGATGCCAGGCATCCAGCGCTGCTTCTGTTCGTCGTTTGCGTAGGTGTTGATGTAGTGCGCGACGATAGGTGCGTGCACGAGCCACCCCGACGATGCGTCGTGAGCCAGCGCTAGTTCTTCAGCGATGACGGCAGAGAACCCGAAGTCGCCGTTGATTCCGCCGTAGCACTCGGGCAGGTCCACGCCGAGCAGGCCGGCATCGCCCAATTTGTTCCAGAAATCGCGATCTACCTGGTGCTGCGCAGCCCATCGCTCTTGGTTCGGGGTCGCCTCTTTGCGAAAGAACTCAGCCGCGTGCATCCGCAATTCGCGGTGTTGGCCCGTCTCCCACGTGGCGCGGTAGTCGGGAAAGAGCTCAGACATGATTTACCTCGCTGCTTTCAGCGGTTTGCCGGCTTGTGCTGCAATCGATTCCAGCTCGGCGGCGGTCTTGTCGCCAAACGCCGCTCGAATGCTCTCACGTGCCGTTCGCGCCGAATGTTTCGAGCCGGCGCCTGAAGAAATGCGGCTCGATTGCCCGAGAACGACATGCCCGTCTGCCGATGCATGGATGCCGTAGCCGGGCAGCGTGCCCACCAGCATGGCGATACGAATGTGTACCCAGACTGTGGGCACATGAGGCTCAAGTGTTGAAGCCGCCACCGCAGATCACCACCTGTCCGCTGATGTAGTCCGACTCGGGGATGCATAGCAGGTAGACGGCACCCGCGCCGTCTGCTGGCGTTCCGGCCCTGCCCAGCGGGATGGCGCGCTCCATCGTGGCGAGCAGTTCGGGGTTGACGCCCACCGCTAGTTCGCGACCCTCGATGTCGATCGTCCCGTCACATCCGGCAGGAGTCTCGGTGAGGCGGGTGCGGATGAGCCCGAACGCGACCGCGTTGACCGTGACGTTGTAGCGGCCCCACTCCTTCGACATGGCCTTCGTGAGCCCGAGGACGCCGGCTTTTCCCGCGGAGTAGTTCGCCTGACCGGCGTTGCCCCCAGTGCCCGCGATCGATGAGATGTTGACGACCTTGCGGCAGCTGACGTTCCCGGCCTCGCGCTCCTTCTTCACGGCTGAGCTGATCACGGGCTGTGCAGCCCGCAGAATGCGGAACGGCGCCTTCAGATGCACGTCGAGAATCGCATCCCACTGCTCGTCGCTCATCTTCTGCACCACCGAGTCCCATGTGTAGCCGGCATTGTTGACGATTATGTCCACTCCGCCGTACTCATCGACGGCCGTCTGCACGAAACGTTCGGCAAAACCGTCCTCGGTGACGCTGCCGGCGCACACGACCGCGGTGCCACCGGCAGCTTCGATCGCGGCAACCGTCTCCTTCGCCGGCCCGGCGTCGAGGTCGTTCACGACCACCTTGGCGCCGTCGCCGGCAAGCTTCTCGGCGATGGCGCGTCCGATGCCACGCCCCGACCCGGAGACCAGCGCGATCTTGCCGTCCAGCTTGCCCATGTTGCATCCCAACTTTTAGGGGGTATCGGTCGTTGCCCTACCGGATTGTTCAGCGTGTGTCGAGCAGCGACTGGGGAATGTCCACCATGCGGGACCGCACGTATTCCCCGAGCCCCTTGGCCTGCGCGTCCAGCCGAGTCGAGGAGGCCACCCCATCACCGAGCAAGCCGTGCACCACCACGTTGAGGGCGCGCAGGTTCGGCAGTTCGAAGCGCTCGATGGGCAGGTGCGCCGTCTCCGGCCCGAGCAGTGTGCGCAGCCGCTCGACGCTGAGGTAGTCGCGCGCCCACGCGTACCCAGGGTCATCGCGTGCCCACAGGCCGAGGTTAGCGTTGCCGCCCTTGTCTCCGGACCGCGCGCCGAGTACCGACCCGAGCGGCGCGCGACGTGTCGGCCCGGTCGGCACCGGCAGCTTCGCGGGCGGGGCGATCCCAGCCGGCGGGAAGGCACCGGTCGGCGGGTCGGGGATCACGTGCCGTGTGCCGTCGGCGTCCACGAGTACGTGCGTGAGGGCCGAGCGCGCTACGTAGGCCGGCCGGTAGACGCCGAAGGCGGTCTCCGACGACGGTGGCGTGGTGGTGTGGAAGCCGGCGAAACCGGCCAGGGCGATCTCCATGACCCCGCCGGAGAACGCCCGGCCCACCTTACGCGGGTCGGCGTCCTTCACCGTCACACGCAGGTGAGCGCAGGCTTGCTCGTTCGTCGGTGCGTCGGAGACGTCGAAACGCAACAGCCTCACGTCGACTTCGTCGAAGGCGTCGCGTCCGCCAAGAACGTCGAAGAGCTGCTGTTCGGCGAAAGCCGCCTTGGCCTCGATGTCGAGGCCGGTGAGCACCATGGTCATTGTGTTACGGAAGCCGCCCACCTCATTCAACGCCACCTTCAACGTGTCCGGCGGCGGACTGCCTTTCGTACCGCTGATCGCGACGCGGTGCTCACCCTGTTGAGCCAGCCGGATGGTGTCGAAGTGGGCGACGACGTCGGGGCCGACGTAGGCAGGTTCAGCGATCTCGTAGAGCAGCTGGGCGGTGACCGTGCCGACTGAGACCAGTCCCCCGGTGCCGGGATGCTTCGTGATCACCGAAGAGCCGTCCTCGGCGACCTCGGCGATCGGAAACCCCGGGTAGCGGCGGTCGGTGATCTCGTCGAGGAACGCGTAGTTGCCGCCCGTCGCCTGAGGGCCGCACTCGATCACGTGCCCGGCGACGACCGCGCCCGCGAGCCGATCCCAGTCGGCGGGTGCCCAGGCGTGCCACCAGGCGGCGGGACCGACGACCAGGGATGCGTCGGTGACCCGGCCGGTCACGACGACGTCGGCGCCCGAACGCAGCGCCTCGGTGATGCCCCAGGCGCCGAGGTAAGCGTTGGCCGATACCGGTTTGATGTCGCCGACGGGCGGCGTGATTGCGTGGAGGTCGCCACGTAGGTCGTCGCCCTCGACGTGCGCGACGCGCGCGGTGAGGCCGAGACGTGCGGACAGCTCGCGCAACGCGGCGGCCAAGCCGGCGGGATTCAGCCCGCCCGCGTTCGCGACGACCTTGATGCCACGATCGAGACAGGTGCCCAGCACCTGTTCCATTTGGGTGAGAAAAGTCCGCGCGTACCCGCCGGACGGGTCTTTGGCCTGGGCCTTGGCCAGGATGAGCATGGTCAGCTCGGCCAGATAGTCACCGCACAGGACGTCGATCGGTCCGCCCTCGACCATCTCGCGGGCTGCGGCGATGCGGTCGCCGTAAAAGCCGGAGCAATTGCCGATGCGAACCGGGACGCTCACTGCTGACCCCCTGCGAACTGGCCCGCCACGCGCCCGCCGCCAGGGGGCCCCGCGAAGGCCTGGGCGATCGCGAGCCACTGGTCGGCCAGCGGTCCGTCGGCGACCAAAGCGGTGTCGTCGCGGTGGCGGCGTTGGGTCACCAACAGGCAAAAGTCCAGCGCCGGCCCGCTCACGCGGTTGGCGGCGTCGGCTGGCCCCCACGTCCAGACGCTGCCGTCTGGAGCGGTCAGCTCGACGCGTACCGGGTCCGCGGGGAGGTCCAGACCGTTGGCCAGGTAGCTGAAAGCGCGCGCACCCACCCCGATGTGGGCCACGTGCCGCAGCCGTGCCGTGGCCTCGCGGGTCGCGCCGAGCGCGTCGACGATGTCCTGGCCGTGCGCCCAGGTCTCCATGAGTCGCGCTGTCAGCGACGAGACCGCGCTCATCGGCGGCCCGAACCACGGCAGGCGGGTCGCCGGGGCAATGTCCGCGAACGCCGCAACGAGGGCTGCACGCGACGTGTCGAACCACGCGAGCAGGTCGGCAGCCGGCATTTGACGGTAGCGCTCAGCGATGACGTCGGGTGAGATGCTTCCGTCGGCCATCATCGGCAGGTAGTCGCTGCTGAAACCGTCGGGGTCGGTGGCCGAGCGCACCGCCACGTCGTCGAAGAACGCCAGATGGCTGATCTGGTCGCGGATCGCCCAGCCCACGGCCGGAGTCGGCGCGTCCCAGCCGCGCGGACCTTCGGGCAGCGGTGCGATGAGTTCGCGCAACGCGGCCGTTTCGGCTTCGATGTCGGCGATTACCGACTGCATGCTCACCGCCACGTCAGCATCCCTTCCACTGTGGTGCGCGCTTCTCGCGGAACGCCGTCGGGCCTTCCTGCGCGTCGTCGCTCAGATAGACCGGCTCCCATATCTCGTCGGCCAGGTCGTAGGCGGCGGCGAGGTGGTGCTGTGCCGAGAGGTACACGGTGCGCTTGGACGCAAGCACCGATAGCGGTGCGTTCGCGGCGATGCTGAGCGCCAACTGCTGGGTACGCTCGCGCAACTGATCGGCCGGCACCACCTCATTGACTAAGCCGACCTGGTGGGCGCGCTCGGCGGTGATCGGGTCGCCGGTCAGCAGGATCTGCATGGCAACGCGTGGGGGCACCAGCCACGATAGCGGTGCCGCCCACGGCGACCCGCGGCCGACTTTGACCTCGCTGACGGCGAAGGTCGCGTGTTCGGCAGCCACGACCAGGTCGCACTGCTGCGCGAGCAGGAAGCCCCCGGCGAACGCGACACCGTTGACGGCCGCGATCGTCGGCTTCGCGACATCGATGTTGCGGCCGAACTGCGGAGCGAAGTCCTTCGGGGGCACCTTGAGCGCGTTCTGCGCCATCTCCTTCAAGTCCCCGCCGGCGCAGAACGCCTTATCGCCCACGCCGGTGAGGACGAGCACCTTCGCCGCGTCGTCGTCATTGAAGCGGCGTACCGCGTCGAAAAGCCCCGTGCGCACAGCGTTGTTCAGCGCGTTGCGCGCCTCGGGCCGGTTGATCGTCAGCCAGGCCACGCTGTCGACGACCTCGTAGCGAATCGGTTGCTCGGCCACCGAGCCTCCGTCCCTCACCGTCGCCTCGCATGTGAGTGGCAGTTCACCCCGGCACCTCGACAAACGGGTCGGCCAGCTCAACGGTGGCTTCGCTCGGCACGCACGGACCATCTTCGCTCGAGACGAGCAACTCGAGGTCGACGAGGCGCCGTCCGCCATCGTCGCGTTTGGCCACGACCTTGCCGCTCAGGGTTGCGGTCTGGCCCGGGTAGATCGACCGGATCATTGAGATTTTGCGGCGTCGGATGAGCGCGTCGGGTCCGGCCCATTCGTTGAGGCCGCGGTCGATGAAGCCATGGAAGAAGAGGGTTGACAGGTAGATTGTGCGCTGGCCCTGGCTGCGCGCGTAGTCGGGGTCGTGGTGACCGGGGAACCAGTCCCATGTCGAAGCCGCGTTCATGCAGATGCGCTTGTAGCTGATCTCGATCGAGAGGGGCGTCAGGGTGTCGCCGACGGCGATGTCCTCGAACCGCACGGGGAAGCGGACCATGCTGTGCTCGGTGGATCCGTTCATGATGCGCCTTCACTATCGGCGGTGTCGTATCGGAAGAGCACGTTGGTGTTGCGGCCGATGACCTCACCGTGCTGGTCGGAGAACGTACTCACCGTGGTGATGAACACGCCGGTGCCCACCCGCGTCGTCTTCGGCTCGGAGATCGAGGCGATCTCCTCCACGATCGACACGTGATCGCCTACCCGGGGCCGGCGTTCGAACTCCGTCGTCGTTGAGGCGTTGATGATGTGGTGGCCCGGCAGCGGCACGCTGAGGGCCAGCAGCATGTCCGTGCGTGTGAGGTGCTCCGGCGCCCACTGCGGCGCGAAGCCAAGGGTCATCAACAGCCCGGGCGGGCAGTCCTCACCCTCCCAGTAGCTGGGATTGGCATCCTCGACGAGCGAACAGTAGTACAACACCATCGAGCGGTCGATCGGGAACCACGCACGCCGCGGTTCCGTGCGATGGCCGACCCACGCCCGGCCCTCGTCGAAGGTCCCGAATGTCATCCCGAGGCCGGTGACGTCGCTCGTTGGCGCGCTCACCGGGCCACCTGCACGACGGCGCTCCCCTTTATCGCGGGTTCGCCGGTCTGGCGCGTGACCACGAATTCGAGGTCTGCCACCTGCTGCCCTCCGGCCTCGCGCACGCCGGTGACCCTGCCGCCGAAGCTGAGCAGGTCACCGGGCCATACCTGACCGGTGAACCGGATGCGGAACGAGCGGATGTTGGCCAGCCCCACCCAGGCGGTCAGCCGCTGGGCGAGCACACCGCCGTGCAGCAGTCCCATACCGAACACACCGGGCATGCCGGCCGCGCGGGCGAACTCCTCGTCATGGTGGATCGGGTTGAAGTCGCCGCCGGACCCGGCGTAGCGGACGATGTGCGAGCGCGTCAGCGGGCCGAACTGTGAGCTCGGCATCTCGTCGCCGGCGGCCAACGCCACCGGCGCCGGGGATGTCGTCATTGGGTGGAGCCTCCGGTTTCGATCAAGACGTCGGTCTGGCGCACGACGAGTTCGTCGCGCTGGTTGGTGAAGTCGGTCTCGATCGTCACGATTGTCATGGTGCCGCCGCGCTTGCCCTCGCGGCTGGTCACGTTCGACACCCGACGCGTCTCGGTGAGCTCGTCGCCGACGAACACCGGCGCGAAATACTCCCAGCCGCACTCACCGTGCAGTACGCGTCGCAGGTCGAGCCCGAGGGCGCCGAACATGTCGTCGTCGGCGCGCCAGTGAGCCGAGGAGACGACGAAGGTCGGAGGAGCGGGGATCGCGCCGAAGCCGGCGGCGCGGGCGGCCGCGACGTCCTGGTAGATCGGGTCGCGGTCGCCGAGCGAAAGTGCGAACTCGCGCACTTTGGACCGGTCGACGGGAAACGTGGTCCTCCCGAGTTGCGTCCCGATGAGCGATGCGTCAGCCACTCTGGTCACTTTTCCCGCCGGCGAAGGCCGGCGCACAATCGCGGATGAGGTTGCCGAGGTTCTCGGCGATGCGCTCGGGCGCGAGGCCAATCGAGGGTGAGTAGAGAACGATGTGGTCCAGCACGCCCTCGTAGCGGCGCAGCCCTTCTCGGACCTCGGCGGCGGTG is a window from the Mycolicibacterium poriferae genome containing:
- a CDS encoding TIGR03084 family metal-binding protein, with translation MAVSMQSVIADIEAETAALRELIAPLPEGPRGWDAPTPAVGWAIRDQISHLAFFDDVAVRSATDPDGFSSDYLPMMADGSISPDVIAERYRQMPAADLLAWFDTSRAALVAAFADIAPATRLPWFGPPMSAVSSLTARLMETWAHGQDIVDALGATREATARLRHVAHIGVGARAFSYLANGLDLPADPVRVELTAPDGSVWTWGPADAANRVSGPALDFCLLVTQRRHRDDTALVADGPLADQWLAIAQAFAGPPGGGRVAGQFAGGQQ
- a CDS encoding MaoC/PaaZ C-terminal domain-containing protein, with the translated sequence MTTSPAPVALAAGDEMPSSQFGPLTRSHIVRYAGSGGDFNPIHHDEEFARAAGMPGVFGMGLLHGGVLAQRLTAWVGLANIRSFRIRFTGQVWPGDLLSFGGRVTGVREAGGQQVADLEFVVTRQTGEPAIKGSAVVQVAR
- a CDS encoding enoyl-CoA hydratase/isomerase family protein: MAEQPIRYEVVDSVAWLTINRPEARNALNNAVRTGLFDAVRRFNDDDAAKVLVLTGVGDKAFCAGGDLKEMAQNALKVPPKDFAPQFGRNIDVAKPTIAAVNGVAFAGGFLLAQQCDLVVAAEHATFAVSEVKVGRGSPWAAPLSWLVPPRVAMQILLTGDPITAERAHQVGLVNEVVPADQLRERTQQLALSIAANAPLSVLASKRTVYLSAQHHLAAAYDLADEIWEPVYLSDDAQEGPTAFREKRAPQWKGC
- a CDS encoding SDR family NAD(P)-dependent oxidoreductase, with product MGKLDGKIALVSGSGRGIGRAIAEKLAGDGAKVVVNDLDAGPAKETVAAIEAAGGTAVVCAGSVTEDGFAERFVQTAVDEYGGVDIIVNNAGYTWDSVVQKMSDEQWDAILDVHLKAPFRILRAAQPVISSAVKKEREAGNVSCRKVVNISSIAGTGGNAGQANYSAGKAGVLGLTKAMSKEWGRYNVTVNAVAFGLIRTRLTETPAGCDGTIDIEGRELAVGVNPELLATMERAIPLGRAGTPADGAGAVYLLCIPESDYISGQVVICGGGFNT
- a CDS encoding FAS1-like dehydratase domain-containing protein is translated as MTFGTFDEGRAWVGHRTEPRRAWFPIDRSMVLYYCSLVEDANPSYWEGEDCPPGLLMTLGFAPQWAPEHLTRTDMLLALSVPLPGHHIINASTTTEFERRPRVGDHVSIVEEIASISEPKTTRVGTGVFITTVSTFSDQHGEVIGRNTNVLFRYDTADSEGAS
- a CDS encoding acyl-CoA dehydrogenase family protein, coding for MSELFPDYRATWETGQHRELRMHAAEFFRKEATPNQERWAAQHQVDRDFWNKLGDAGLLGVDLPECYGGINGDFGFSAVIAEELALAHDASSGWLVHAPIVAHYINTYANDEQKQRWMPGIISGTKVLAIAMTEPGTGSDLKAVKTTAVRDGEDYVINGSKTFISNGTLCDLLVIVTKTDLSQGAAGVSLIVAETDEELAGFERGRVLEKVGQHGQDTRELFFSDMRVPAANLLGEQEGQGFYQLMQQLARERLIIAAQCAGMAEAAVLEAIAYTKEREAFGKPLIGFQHNRFQLAELKAEVLSIKTTVDYCIQQYIDGNNDPATASMAKLIAADRGVAVVDRCVQFFGGYGYMMEYPIARAYAAARVNKIYGGTSEIMKEIISRSL
- a CDS encoding hotdog family protein, which codes for MNGSTEHSMVRFPVRFEDIAVGDTLTPLSIEISYKRICMNAASTWDWFPGHHDPDYARSQGQRTIYLSTLFFHGFIDRGLNEWAGPDALIRRRKISMIRSIYPGQTATLSGKVVAKRDDGGRRLVDLELLVSSEDGPCVPSEATVELADPFVEVPG
- a CDS encoding FAS1-like dehydratase domain-containing protein encodes the protein MADASLIGTQLGRTTFPVDRSKVREFALSLGDRDPIYQDVAAARAAGFGAIPAPPTFVVSSAHWRADDDMFGALGLDLRRVLHGECGWEYFAPVFVGDELTETRRVSNVTSREGKRGGTMTIVTIETDFTNQRDELVVRQTDVLIETGGSTQ
- a CDS encoding acyclic terpene utilization AtuA family protein yields the protein MSVPVRIGNCSGFYGDRIAAAREMVEGGPIDVLCGDYLAELTMLILAKAQAKDPSGGYARTFLTQMEQVLGTCLDRGIKVVANAGGLNPAGLAAALRELSARLGLTARVAHVEGDDLRGDLHAITPPVGDIKPVSANAYLGAWGITEALRSGADVVVTGRVTDASLVVGPAAWWHAWAPADWDRLAGAVVAGHVIECGPQATGGNYAFLDEITDRRYPGFPIAEVAEDGSSVITKHPGTGGLVSVGTVTAQLLYEIAEPAYVGPDVVAHFDTIRLAQQGEHRVAISGTKGSPPPDTLKVALNEVGGFRNTMTMVLTGLDIEAKAAFAEQQLFDVLGGRDAFDEVDVRLLRFDVSDAPTNEQACAHLRVTVKDADPRKVGRAFSGGVMEIALAGFAGFHTTTPPSSETAFGVYRPAYVARSALTHVLVDADGTRHVIPDPPTGAFPPAGIAPPAKLPVPTGPTRRAPLGSVLGARSGDKGGNANLGLWARDDPGYAWARDYLSVERLRTLLGPETAHLPIERFELPNLRALNVVVHGLLGDGVASSTRLDAQAKGLGEYVRSRMVDIPQSLLDTR